In Aristaeella hokkaidonensis, the following are encoded in one genomic region:
- a CDS encoding DUF7657 domain-containing protein, with amino-acid sequence MKLKRWVVLVTAFLLAVICAVGSELVMDHVLDREQTEETKNAVLQMFPGNTSTLVNCHYEDGYLIPENEDPQIVTVQTGERETANVTVRFGKELEENCFIQLFYDTGNGFNENETIKITANAGDEEIILPLPEGRYYNLRVDINGRVPLNSIDCDAKIKITGNIPGAFYKKRAAVLAVVFFVLFAIAALCLTDKKWGNGAKAIEDVVRYAILSVIICSFVNVYYRLGEARGLDDILRFALRPNWLVAVILFAVMFGSKIMAVKFGFNLFDKLHKWRWAIAAIVLVIAVALQLNGSSLHQWNTFIGEYTYNGVAFGVSRAIRSDEWARGTPMMKALSFENYPLYSHILRAAPTETVVTTAKATWDFSAVFHPFIWGYLLLGFTYGLSYSWCCRFILLFMLSYDMFMMMSGNRKLSFAFAVTIVLSPLVQWWFITPITELLVSCFGLTLAAKKYLTSQSIKIKLLSAFVVFILLGNYTLTLYPAWMVPLAYMLLGLIVWVIIDNRKGIRLRLKVDFPIIGGTILLFGAALAVIYLRSASAIHDMTNTVYPGTTRVNPLLKTGYLFSCLANILSPYTNAFVGNSNVCETAGMLTFFPLGILLGIYAMIRRRKADLLFILMMIVSGILALFTFADVPIWLRKITLMDMTMSYRIAPILDLVQVILLFRAVSMMQTEKRIKWYIALPVSALIAWLINEGLHKYNYVSGHELLYAGIFAGSLLLVFAAVYAGKNEKGRSLFATLMIIVSLFAGGTVNPVQVRADEIEKNTLISEIRKIVEEDPEGKWLVENLNYPYAMVPLMAGAPTINCANNYPNLALWYQLDPERENEYYYNRFAAQITTNLVEDEKSSFLSGATDDQFRLYLDIDDMHILDVSYMLSNQELERFSTEKVRIEKVYSWSTFMIYRVTYGNNA; translated from the coding sequence ATGAAGCTGAAGAGATGGGTTGTTCTGGTTACGGCTTTTCTGCTTGCCGTGATATGCGCGGTCGGGTCAGAGCTTGTAATGGATCATGTTCTGGATCGTGAACAAACAGAAGAAACAAAAAATGCCGTGCTTCAGATGTTCCCCGGAAATACATCCACACTAGTCAACTGCCACTATGAAGACGGATATCTGATTCCTGAAAATGAGGATCCTCAGATTGTAACCGTACAGACGGGAGAGCGCGAGACGGCTAATGTAACAGTACGATTCGGCAAAGAACTGGAAGAAAACTGTTTCATTCAGCTGTTTTATGATACAGGAAACGGATTCAACGAAAACGAAACGATCAAAATTACGGCAAATGCCGGTGATGAGGAGATAATACTCCCGCTGCCGGAAGGACGGTACTATAATCTGCGGGTGGATATAAACGGCAGGGTACCGCTGAACTCGATTGATTGTGACGCAAAGATAAAGATTACCGGAAATATACCCGGAGCGTTTTATAAGAAGCGTGCAGCAGTATTAGCGGTCGTTTTTTTCGTGTTGTTTGCGATTGCCGCTCTATGTCTGACTGATAAAAAATGGGGAAATGGTGCCAAAGCTATAGAAGATGTCGTGCGGTATGCAATTCTTTCAGTCATTATCTGTTCTTTTGTGAATGTATACTATCGCCTGGGCGAAGCGAGAGGATTGGATGATATCCTGAGATTTGCATTGCGGCCAAACTGGCTGGTTGCAGTTATTCTGTTTGCGGTTATGTTTGGCAGTAAAATTATGGCAGTAAAATTCGGGTTTAATTTGTTTGACAAACTGCATAAATGGCGTTGGGCAATTGCTGCGATTGTGCTGGTCATTGCAGTGGCGCTTCAACTGAACGGTTCTTCACTGCATCAGTGGAATACATTTATAGGTGAATATACTTATAATGGAGTAGCGTTCGGTGTGTCCAGGGCCATCCGTTCTGATGAGTGGGCCAGAGGAACACCAATGATGAAAGCCCTTTCCTTTGAAAATTACCCGTTGTATTCCCATATCCTGAGAGCAGCGCCGACAGAGACTGTGGTTACAACAGCAAAGGCAACGTGGGACTTCAGCGCGGTCTTTCATCCATTTATATGGGGCTATCTTCTGCTGGGATTTACCTATGGCCTGTCATATTCCTGGTGCTGCAGATTTATTTTGTTGTTTATGCTTTCCTACGACATGTTTATGATGATGTCAGGGAACAGGAAGTTATCTTTTGCTTTTGCAGTGACAATTGTCCTTTCTCCCCTGGTACAGTGGTGGTTTATCACGCCTATTACTGAATTGTTGGTGAGTTGCTTCGGACTGACGCTGGCGGCAAAAAAATACCTGACAAGCCAGTCTATTAAGATTAAGCTTTTATCGGCGTTTGTTGTTTTTATACTCCTGGGGAACTATACGCTGACACTCTATCCTGCGTGGATGGTGCCATTGGCTTATATGCTTCTTGGCCTAATCGTGTGGGTAATTATTGATAACAGGAAAGGCATCCGGTTAAGACTGAAGGTTGACTTTCCGATTATCGGCGGAACGATTCTGCTGTTCGGAGCAGCTTTAGCGGTTATTTATTTACGCTCTGCTTCGGCAATTCATGATATGACGAATACAGTATACCCGGGAACAACAAGGGTTAATCCGCTCTTGAAAACCGGATATCTGTTTTCATGTCTGGCCAATATCCTTTCACCGTATACCAATGCGTTTGTAGGAAATTCCAATGTCTGTGAGACAGCAGGTATGCTTACTTTCTTCCCACTTGGAATTCTGCTTGGTATCTATGCGATGATTCGCAGAAGGAAAGCAGATCTCCTCTTTATTCTGATGATGATTGTGAGTGGGATATTGGCGCTGTTTACATTTGCAGATGTACCGATATGGCTTCGTAAGATTACATTGATGGATATGACCATGAGTTACCGGATTGCGCCGATTCTGGATCTGGTCCAGGTGATTCTCCTGTTCAGGGCTGTATCCATGATGCAGACGGAGAAGCGGATCAAGTGGTACATTGCATTGCCGGTATCTGCTTTGATTGCATGGCTGATTAATGAAGGATTGCATAAATACAATTATGTATCCGGACATGAACTGCTCTATGCGGGGATCTTTGCGGGATCACTGCTGCTGGTTTTTGCTGCAGTATATGCCGGGAAGAATGAGAAGGGACGCAGTCTGTTTGCCACGCTGATGATTATTGTTTCGCTGTTTGCCGGAGGGACGGTAAATCCGGTACAGGTCAGGGCAGATGAAATAGAAAAGAATACCCTGATTTCCGAAATCCGGAAGATTGTGGAGGAAGATCCGGAAGGTAAATGGCTGGTGGAGAACCTGAATTATCCATACGCTATGGTGCCCCTGATGGCAGGAGCGCCAACGATTAATTGCGCGAATAATTATCCCAATCTTGCATTATGGTATCAGCTGGATCCGGAGCGTGAAAATGAATATTATTATAACCGGTTTGCGGCGCAGATTACGACAAATCTGGTGGAGGATGAGAAAAGCAGCTTTTTATCGGGGGCAACAGATGACCAGTTCAGATTGTATCTGGACATCGATGATATGCATATATTAGATGTTTCATATATGCTTTCCAATCAGGAACTTGAGCGGTTTTCCACAGAAAAAGTCCGGATTGAGAAAGTGTACAGCTGGAGTACTTTTATGATTTACAGGGTGACATACGGAAATAACGCATAA
- a CDS encoding glycosyltransferase family 2 protein: protein MKLLIIVPAYNEAESIVKVIEELREKVPQFDYIIVNDGSKDQTAGICREHGFRMLDLPVNLGLTGAFQTGMRYAYEKGYDAAIQIDADGQHDPAYIPEMVRIMEEKGADLVIGSRFVTEKKPKTLRMIGNTIIEAAIRLTTGKTLTDPTSGMRLYNRKLIKELAYGVNYSPEPDTVSYLLRCGAKVEETQVTVRERAAGESYLSMSRSIRYMTQMCMNILFIQWVRKRSETV from the coding sequence ATGAAGCTGCTGATCATCGTTCCGGCGTACAATGAAGCGGAAAGCATCGTGAAGGTGATCGAAGAACTGAGGGAGAAGGTTCCGCAGTTTGATTACATCATCGTCAATGACGGATCCAAAGACCAGACTGCAGGAATTTGCCGGGAACATGGTTTCAGAATGTTGGATCTGCCGGTGAATCTGGGCCTGACCGGAGCATTCCAGACAGGAATGCGGTATGCCTATGAAAAAGGTTATGACGCGGCAATCCAGATTGACGCTGACGGGCAGCACGACCCGGCCTATATTCCGGAGATGGTTCGGATTATGGAAGAAAAGGGCGCGGATCTGGTGATCGGTTCCCGGTTTGTGACAGAAAAGAAGCCAAAGACACTGCGAATGATCGGGAATACAATCATTGAAGCAGCTATCCGGCTGACAACCGGAAAAACACTCACGGATCCGACGTCGGGCATGCGGCTGTATAACCGGAAACTGATCAAAGAGCTTGCATACGGTGTTAATTACAGCCCGGAACCGGATACAGTGTCTTATCTGCTGCGCTGCGGCGCGAAAGTGGAGGAGACGCAGGTAACAGTCCGGGAGCGGGCTGCCGGTGAAAGTTATCTGAGCATGAGCAGGTCAATCCGGTATATGACACAGATGTGTATGAACATTCTGTTCATCCAATGGGTGAGGAAACGGAGTGAAACAGTATGA
- a CDS encoding DUF2304 domain-containing protein has product MRVFLIIGSVLSCAYVLRKIRKSKMKTENSLFWIFFSGVLVLLGLFPGIADWFAGLLGVQSTVNLVYLVIIFLLVIKIFLQDQKMAQNEARVTYLTQTYAIDRDGEKTDEGTGD; this is encoded by the coding sequence ATGAGGGTTTTTCTGATCATCGGATCAGTACTGAGCTGTGCATATGTGCTTCGTAAGATCCGAAAGAGCAAGATGAAAACGGAGAATTCCCTTTTCTGGATCTTCTTTTCCGGCGTCCTGGTACTTCTGGGCTTGTTCCCGGGGATTGCAGACTGGTTTGCAGGCCTTTTAGGAGTACAGAGTACTGTTAACCTGGTTTACCTGGTTATCATTTTCCTGCTGGTGATCAAGATTTTCCTGCAGGATCAGAAAATGGCTCAGAATGAGGCCAGAGTGACATATCTGACACAGACATACGCAATTGACAGAGATGGGGAAAAGACGGATGAAGGCACAGGAGACTAA
- a CDS encoding glycosyltransferase, with product MKAQETKPQKPLISFIILVYRHFDGITRTLQSVFEQDYPQIEIIISDDGSDNYEEEIKPVKAYVDAHRTENIIRVVYNHLEENQGTVRNANSALRLVQGRYIKNLGADDTLAYPGALSRYVDFLEESGCLVCFSRLQGVDDDGKIIRNLASCADDYEPFRKMTPLEIRDRLFVRNFLPAPAWFARRELFEKYGYYPETARLIEDYPYWIYLCTEGVQFAFMDDVLVNYRLSGVSSAGFYSEAFMKDMYAIYDEWIFPYDKRYGVLQPVYNTMKRAGLNAYTDRAKWKKYSVRQKVEAWLKHGAFFAYIDYGNYRMKKKNEAQNGAR from the coding sequence ATGAAGGCACAGGAGACTAAGCCGCAGAAACCTCTGATTTCATTCATTATCCTCGTATACAGGCATTTTGATGGGATCACACGCACACTGCAGAGCGTTTTTGAACAGGATTATCCACAGATTGAAATTATCATCTCGGATGACGGATCCGATAATTATGAGGAAGAAATAAAACCTGTCAAGGCATATGTGGATGCGCACCGGACAGAGAATATCATACGGGTGGTTTATAACCATCTTGAAGAAAATCAGGGGACAGTCCGGAATGCCAACAGTGCGCTGCGGCTTGTGCAGGGCAGATATATCAAAAATCTTGGTGCAGATGATACCCTGGCGTACCCCGGAGCATTGAGCAGGTATGTGGATTTCCTGGAGGAAAGCGGATGCCTGGTCTGTTTTTCCAGACTGCAAGGGGTGGATGATGACGGAAAGATTATCCGGAACCTGGCTTCCTGTGCAGATGATTATGAACCCTTCCGTAAAATGACTCCGCTGGAGATCCGGGACAGGCTGTTTGTGAGAAATTTCCTGCCGGCGCCTGCCTGGTTTGCCAGACGGGAATTGTTTGAGAAATATGGCTATTACCCGGAAACAGCCCGGTTAATAGAGGACTATCCATACTGGATTTACTTATGTACGGAGGGGGTACAGTTTGCTTTTATGGACGACGTGCTGGTGAATTACCGTCTGTCAGGTGTATCCAGCGCAGGCTTCTACAGCGAAGCATTCATGAAGGACATGTATGCCATTTATGATGAATGGATTTTCCCATACGACAAACGGTACGGAGTGCTGCAGCCGGTTTACAACACAATGAAGCGGGCAGGCCTGAATGCTTATACGGATCGGGCCAAGTGGAAAAAATATTCCGTCAGGCAGAAGGTGGAAGCATGGCTGAAACACGGGGCGTTCTTTGCATATATTGATTACGGGAACTACAGGATGAAAAAGAAAAACGAGGCGCAGAATGGAGCAAGGTAA
- a CDS encoding lipopolysaccharide biosynthesis protein, protein MEQGKRVKANFTWNMIGSVFESALSFVLLIAVNRIMGETSGGIFTLAFSHAQLMYYIGTLEVRPIQSTDVKQKYPFSAYISLRTVSCALMIIVCLIYALTMDADPLKKSVVMYVCLYKTIEALLDAFTAMYQQHDRIEYSGKLSVFRVGLTLAAFIGTLLATHRLEYACIAMLIMGLATLMTMNRHYWKKFPDAEIRPDFSHMKEILISCFPLFVSVFVMLYISNAPKYAINAYCTDVIQNRYSILFMPAFVINLFSQFVLRPMMTPMARLWNDGETHRFRSNILKMAAGICLLTIAGMLGAWVLGIPILRILYNVDLQQEKSILLLVMVYGGLNAMNIFIYYMIALTRSQKWLLIGYAAAALTVFILAPVMVRQYEMTGAILSSIISIALLDLILGIILIGVIRNRLREKV, encoded by the coding sequence ATGGAGCAAGGTAAACGCGTTAAGGCGAATTTCACCTGGAATATGATCGGCAGCGTGTTTGAGTCCGCGCTGTCTTTTGTGCTGCTGATTGCGGTGAATCGGATTATGGGAGAAACATCCGGAGGTATTTTTACGCTTGCGTTTTCCCATGCTCAGCTGATGTACTATATCGGAACACTGGAGGTTAGGCCGATTCAGTCTACCGACGTAAAGCAGAAGTATCCGTTTTCGGCTTATATATCATTGCGGACAGTTTCCTGCGCTTTGATGATTATCGTTTGCCTGATTTACGCGCTGACGATGGATGCGGATCCGCTGAAAAAGAGCGTAGTGATGTATGTCTGCCTGTACAAGACGATTGAAGCACTGCTGGATGCGTTTACAGCCATGTATCAGCAGCATGACCGAATCGAATATTCAGGCAAACTGAGTGTTTTCCGTGTGGGTTTGACGCTGGCCGCTTTTATCGGAACATTGCTGGCGACCCACAGGCTGGAATATGCATGCATAGCCATGCTGATCATGGGTCTTGCCACGCTGATGACGATGAACAGACATTACTGGAAGAAATTCCCGGACGCGGAAATCCGGCCGGATTTCTCACACATGAAGGAGATATTGATTTCCTGTTTTCCGTTGTTTGTTTCGGTGTTTGTGATGCTGTATATCAGCAATGCACCGAAATACGCAATCAATGCTTATTGCACAGACGTAATCCAGAACAGGTACAGCATCCTGTTTATGCCGGCATTTGTCATTAACCTGTTCAGTCAGTTTGTCCTGCGGCCGATGATGACCCCGATGGCCAGGCTGTGGAACGATGGAGAAACACACAGGTTCAGAAGCAATATCCTGAAAATGGCAGCGGGGATCTGCCTGTTGACGATTGCCGGTATGCTTGGGGCATGGGTGTTGGGAATACCGATCCTGAGAATCCTGTACAATGTGGACCTGCAACAGGAAAAATCCATTCTTTTGCTGGTAATGGTTTACGGCGGACTGAATGCCATGAACATTTTCATCTACTACATGATTGCGCTGACAAGAAGCCAGAAATGGCTGCTGATCGGGTACGCGGCAGCAGCGCTGACTGTCTTTATTCTGGCACCTGTGATGGTCCGGCAATATGAAATGACGGGCGCAATCCTTTCATCGATTATTTCAATTGCCCTGCTTGATCTGATTCTTGGAATTATCCTGATTGGGGTAATCCGAAACCGGTTAAGGGAGAAGGTGTGA
- a CDS encoding CDP-glycerol glycerophosphotransferase family protein gives MPEIETAYYIKLKEVKWQRIYSFGEKMFGDEAVRTYNPETGEWLDPETLNLDYVFLMRPFETYLPKMYRASDLRRHAKVCYVTYSFLVTSRPEMEQLEYNTHFIRNVSMIFCEKQGTLEYVNHKFAETICSGDQKAFFCGYPQYDLIAPGKEDSLLWPRQREEGVFRMIWTPRWTTDPKLGGSHFFDYKDQMIGWAEKNASIDLVFRPHPLALANYVSSGLITKKEQEKYLARYTECENAAVDRTTEYYDTFFSSDCLITDISAVMLDYLFTGKPIVYCTSPNDQYFFTPELHECLYKVESFDEIIKVVEHLRTGDDPKKELREKVARILKPEGSAAGSILSEIKKDYNERRHESC, from the coding sequence GTGCCTGAAATAGAAACGGCATACTATATCAAACTGAAAGAAGTGAAATGGCAGAGGATTTATTCATTTGGGGAGAAGATGTTTGGTGACGAGGCAGTCAGGACTTATAATCCGGAAACCGGTGAATGGCTTGATCCTGAAACGCTGAACCTGGACTATGTGTTTTTGATGCGCCCGTTTGAAACATACCTTCCGAAGATGTATCGGGCAAGCGACCTTCGCCGACATGCAAAGGTATGTTATGTGACGTATAGTTTTCTTGTAACGAGTAGACCGGAAATGGAGCAATTGGAATACAATACACACTTTATCCGGAACGTTTCCATGATTTTCTGTGAAAAACAAGGGACACTGGAGTATGTGAACCACAAGTTTGCAGAAACGATCTGCAGTGGAGACCAGAAAGCTTTCTTCTGTGGATATCCTCAATATGATCTGATTGCTCCTGGCAAAGAAGATAGTCTGCTATGGCCCCGTCAGCGCGAAGAAGGTGTTTTCAGAATGATCTGGACGCCAAGATGGACAACTGATCCCAAACTGGGCGGAAGTCATTTCTTTGATTATAAAGATCAGATGATCGGATGGGCGGAAAAGAATGCTTCAATTGATCTTGTGTTCAGACCGCATCCGCTGGCACTCGCAAATTATGTTTCCTCAGGCTTGATTACAAAGAAGGAGCAGGAAAAGTATCTGGCCAGATATACTGAATGTGAGAACGCGGCGGTTGATCGAACAACAGAATACTATGACACCTTTTTTTCTTCAGACTGCCTGATAACGGATATTTCAGCCGTGATGCTCGATTACCTGTTTACCGGCAAACCGATTGTTTATTGCACTTCGCCTAATGATCAATATTTCTTTACGCCGGAACTGCATGAGTGCCTGTATAAGGTTGAAAGCTTTGACGAAATAATCAAGGTTGTTGAGCACTTGAGAACTGGAGACGATCCGAAAAAGGAGTTGCGGGAAAAAGTCGCACGCATATTGAAACCAGAAGGATCGGCTGCAGGATCAATTCTGTCTGAGATCAAAAAGGATTATAATGAAAGGCGGCACGAATCCTGCTGA
- a CDS encoding sugar 3,4-ketoisomerase encodes MQVVKYVFQPHGDDRGQLVALEEMKDIPFRIKRVYYMYDTAAGVTRGYHAHKSLEQILICIHGSCKIRLDNGKEKKVIPLEKPYEGLYVSNAMWREMFDFSPDAVLMVLASELYDEADYIRNYDEFLAYIRENENKENEKE; translated from the coding sequence ATGCAGGTTGTGAAATATGTATTTCAGCCTCATGGGGATGACCGCGGTCAGCTGGTAGCCCTGGAGGAAATGAAAGATATTCCTTTCAGGATTAAAAGAGTATATTACATGTATGATACAGCGGCCGGTGTGACACGGGGTTACCATGCTCACAAGAGTCTGGAGCAGATCCTGATCTGTATTCATGGAAGCTGCAAGATCCGGCTTGATAACGGAAAGGAAAAGAAGGTCATCCCGCTGGAAAAGCCATACGAGGGGCTGTATGTTTCAAACGCCATGTGGCGGGAAATGTTTGATTTTTCACCGGACGCGGTGCTGATGGTGCTTGCTTCCGAGCTGTATGATGAGGCGGATTATATCCGGAATTATGATGAGTTCCTGGCGTATATCCGGGAGAATGAAAACAAAGAGAATGAAAAGGAATGA
- a CDS encoding GNAT family N-acetyltransferase: MSGGKVKVKLRSLKPEDAPLMLEWMHDPSVVEKLQTNFAGKTLDDCLAFISAAEENSEDIHLAITQDGEDIYLGTVSLKHIRDGQAEFAITVRKCTMGTGCAIEAMRAILDYGIRELKLKRIYWCVDPENRRAVRFYDKNGFRRIPAPETRDYTPEQRLAYLWYEWTEEDTVPA; encoded by the coding sequence ATGAGCGGGGGAAAAGTGAAAGTGAAACTGCGCAGCCTGAAACCGGAAGATGCTCCGCTGATGCTGGAATGGATGCATGACCCTTCTGTTGTGGAAAAACTACAGACAAACTTTGCCGGCAAGACGTTGGATGACTGTCTTGCTTTTATCTCTGCGGCAGAGGAAAACAGTGAGGATATTCATCTGGCAATTACACAGGACGGAGAGGATATCTACCTGGGAACAGTGAGCCTGAAACATATCCGGGATGGGCAGGCGGAGTTTGCCATTACCGTACGGAAATGTACGATGGGCACGGGATGCGCGATTGAGGCTATGCGGGCGATCCTTGATTACGGGATCAGGGAATTGAAACTGAAAAGAATCTACTGGTGCGTGGATCCTGAAAACCGGCGGGCGGTTCGTTTCTATGACAAGAACGGATTCAGAAGGATTCCTGCACCGGAAACCAGGGATTATACACCGGAGCAGCGGCTGGCCTATTTGTGGTATGAATGGACAGAGGAGGATACTGTTCCGGCATGA
- a CDS encoding glycosyltransferase — protein sequence MKNPFRFFEHEQILAYKAAHPALWENVKPIRKAFVFFWRPWLKIWRASGAGKLWAKVRFKAGRKLAERNLAASLALDAAEIQRQRETMFPEEHRFSILVPLYNTPLQFLKEMILSVQEQTYPGWELCLADGSDDAHPEVGEFCLACSREDSRIVYRKLTENRGISENTNACIDMATGDYLSLFDHDDLLHPAALYEVMKSICEQQADFVYTDEMVFRSPDRTKIIATHFKPDFAYDNLMSNNYICHLSTFSRKLLEKAGPFRKECDGSQDHDIILRLTGCAEKIVHIPKILYYWRSHESSTASDIGTKTYAIEAGQRAVRDFLREKEKIDATVTSTDVYPTMYHVNRPVRGEPSVEVIIYAAGTADNEDVLRSGAEALRKMTAYHNLTVSVVGKTDETTLPQRLNEAVRSSKADYLVFLHGEVSVQNEKWLQEMLMLAQEERIGAVGGKVQFSDGTVRHAGLITGLGSRRTVGRSHFRVDANSAGYFGQLAIVEDVSAVSAEFMMVSRQKLDEADGLDEQYLETLFDADMCLKLAQKGLVSVYTPFALAQGGSIRQQYVDYGRETEHYLKDAARFRGKWADVLQRTDPYYNPNLSLDYADYRIRSMKKKRENGRRKK from the coding sequence ATGAAAAATCCATTTCGTTTTTTTGAACATGAGCAGATCCTGGCTTACAAGGCGGCACATCCCGCACTTTGGGAAAACGTTAAGCCGATACGGAAAGCTTTTGTGTTTTTCTGGAGGCCGTGGCTCAAGATCTGGCGGGCTTCAGGAGCCGGGAAACTGTGGGCAAAAGTACGATTCAAGGCGGGCAGAAAGCTGGCGGAACGCAATCTGGCAGCATCGCTGGCCCTGGACGCCGCGGAAATACAAAGACAGCGTGAAACGATGTTTCCGGAAGAACACCGGTTCAGTATTCTTGTGCCTCTGTATAATACGCCGCTCCAGTTCCTGAAGGAGATGATCCTTTCCGTCCAGGAACAAACCTATCCGGGATGGGAACTGTGCCTGGCGGACGGAAGCGACGACGCGCATCCGGAGGTGGGGGAATTCTGTCTGGCGTGCAGCCGGGAAGATTCACGGATCGTATACCGGAAACTGACAGAAAACCGGGGAATATCTGAAAATACAAATGCGTGTATTGATATGGCAACCGGAGATTATCTGTCTCTTTTTGATCATGACGACCTGCTTCATCCGGCAGCATTATACGAAGTAATGAAGTCCATATGTGAACAGCAGGCTGACTTCGTTTATACAGACGAGATGGTTTTCCGGTCGCCGGACCGGACGAAGATTATCGCGACACATTTCAAACCGGATTTTGCCTATGATAATCTGATGAGCAATAACTATATCTGTCATCTGAGCACATTCAGCAGAAAACTGCTGGAGAAAGCAGGTCCCTTCCGGAAAGAATGCGACGGCAGCCAGGATCATGACATAATCCTGAGACTGACCGGCTGTGCGGAAAAGATTGTTCATATTCCGAAAATCCTGTATTACTGGAGAAGCCATGAGTCCTCCACGGCTTCCGATATCGGAACCAAAACCTATGCCATTGAGGCAGGACAGCGGGCGGTACGGGATTTCCTGAGGGAAAAGGAAAAAATCGACGCGACGGTAACGAGTACGGACGTTTATCCGACGATGTATCATGTAAACCGGCCGGTCAGGGGAGAACCGTCGGTTGAAGTGATTATTTATGCGGCGGGCACGGCAGATAACGAAGATGTGCTGCGAAGCGGGGCGGAAGCATTACGTAAAATGACCGCTTACCATAACCTGACAGTTTCTGTCGTCGGGAAAACGGATGAAACGACTCTTCCGCAACGCTTGAATGAGGCTGTGAGAAGCTCGAAAGCAGATTATCTGGTGTTCCTGCACGGTGAAGTTTCAGTACAGAATGAAAAATGGCTTCAGGAAATGCTGATGCTGGCACAGGAAGAACGAATCGGAGCTGTCGGCGGAAAGGTTCAGTTCAGTGACGGGACAGTGCGGCACGCCGGTCTGATTACCGGTCTCGGTTCCAGACGGACAGTGGGCCGATCCCATTTCCGTGTGGATGCAAACAGCGCCGGATATTTCGGCCAGCTGGCAATTGTTGAGGACGTATCAGCGGTATCGGCGGAGTTTATGATGGTTTCACGGCAGAAACTGGATGAGGCCGACGGGCTGGATGAACAATATCTGGAAACGTTGTTCGATGCGGATATGTGCCTGAAACTGGCGCAAAAGGGCCTTGTGAGTGTTTATACACCTTTTGCGCTTGCGCAGGGTGGAAGCATCCGACAGCAATATGTGGATTATGGAAGAGAAACAGAGCATTACCTGAAAGACGCGGCGCGTTTCAGGGGGAAATGGGCAGACGTGCTTCAGCGGACGGATCCATACTATAATCCGAATCTGTCGCTGGATTACGCGGATTACCGGATCCGGTCCATGAAAAAAAAGCGGGAAAACGGGAGGAGAAAAAAATGA